A portion of the Vicingus serpentipes genome contains these proteins:
- a CDS encoding M42 family metallopeptidase translates to MAKKSILNAKSLKFLEAYINNPSPTGFESEGQKMWLNYIKPFVDDHMVDTYGSVAAIINPKAEYKVVIEAHADEISWFVHYITDQGFIYLRRNGGSDHQIAPSKRVNIHTDKGIVKAVFGWPAIHVRKAAAEETPKLDNIFLDCGCTTKEEVEALGIHVGCVITYEDEFMVLNDKYYVGRALDNRIGGFMIAEVARLLHENKVKLPFGLYITNSVQEEVGLRGAEMMVQNIKPNVAIVTDVCHDTQTPMMNKIESGDNAAGKGPVLTVGPAVQNNLLKLIQTTADKKKIPFQRAAASRATGTDTDAFAYATGGVASALISLPLKYMHTTVEMVHKEDVENVIKLIYESLQNIKNNHDFRYLK, encoded by the coding sequence ATGGCAAAAAAATCAATATTAAACGCTAAATCATTAAAGTTTTTAGAGGCTTATATTAATAATCCTTCTCCTACTGGTTTTGAATCAGAGGGACAAAAAATGTGGTTAAATTATATTAAACCTTTTGTTGATGATCATATGGTTGATACTTATGGCTCTGTAGCAGCAATTATAAATCCTAAAGCAGAATATAAAGTTGTTATTGAAGCTCATGCAGACGAAATTTCTTGGTTTGTTCATTATATTACAGATCAAGGGTTTATTTACTTGAGAAGAAATGGTGGTTCAGATCATCAAATTGCACCTTCCAAAAGAGTAAACATCCATACGGATAAAGGAATTGTAAAAGCAGTATTTGGATGGCCAGCAATACATGTAAGAAAAGCAGCAGCTGAAGAAACTCCTAAATTGGATAATATATTTTTAGATTGTGGTTGCACTACAAAAGAAGAAGTTGAAGCTTTAGGTATTCATGTAGGATGTGTGATAACTTACGAAGATGAGTTTATGGTACTGAATGATAAATATTATGTGGGACGTGCTTTAGATAATAGAATTGGTGGTTTTATGATTGCAGAAGTTGCTCGTTTGTTGCATGAAAACAAAGTGAAATTGCCATTTGGATTATACATTACAAACTCTGTACAAGAAGAAGTAGGCTTAAGAGGAGCTGAAATGATGGTTCAAAATATAAAACCAAATGTTGCTATTGTTACGGATGTATGCCATGATACGCAAACGCCAATGATGAATAAAATTGAAAGTGGAGATAATGCAGCAGGTAAAGGACCTGTGTTAACTGTTGGACCAGCTGTTCAAAATAATTTATTAAAGTTAATTCAAACAACAGCTGACAAGAAAAAAATACCTTTTCAACGTGCAGCAGCTAGTAGAGCTACAGGAACAGATACTGATGCGTTTGCTTATGCAACTGGTGGGGTAGCTTCGGCTTTAATTTCTTTACCTTTAAAATATATGCATACAACTGTAGAAATGGTTCATAAAGAAGATGTAGAAAATGTAATTAAGTTGATTTACGAATCACTTCAGAACATTAAAAACAATCACGATTTTAGATATTTAAAATAG
- a CDS encoding DUF2797 domain-containing protein translates to MIYTGPLRKMNAQLTEEISYNLPIGDNLVSMNELIGNEITLKYEHQILCKECGRETVKSFNQGFCYTCFKNSPAAADWIIHPELSKAHLGIEDRDLEFEKSVQLKPHVVYLSLTSGIKVGITRGTQVPTRWIDQGAVKAIKLAETPNRYLAGMIEVSLKEHMADKTNWRQMLTNVYPDVDLISEKHKVMELLGDEYLQYVPKEDQPIILNYPVLEYPVKLKSIGFDKVPEYTGKLTGIKGQYLMFANGIVLNVRKHEGYVVSLEF, encoded by the coding sequence ATGATATATACTGGTCCTTTACGCAAAATGAACGCTCAATTAACGGAAGAAATTAGCTATAATTTACCGATTGGCGATAATTTAGTTTCCATGAATGAGCTAATTGGAAATGAAATTACACTAAAATATGAGCATCAAATTTTATGTAAAGAATGTGGTAGAGAAACAGTAAAGTCATTTAATCAAGGATTTTGCTACACTTGCTTTAAAAACTCACCTGCTGCTGCTGATTGGATAATTCACCCAGAATTATCGAAAGCTCATTTAGGCATTGAGGATAGAGATTTAGAATTTGAAAAATCAGTACAATTAAAACCTCATGTGGTTTATTTGTCATTAACAAGCGGAATTAAAGTTGGTATTACAAGAGGAACACAAGTTCCAACAAGATGGATTGACCAAGGAGCAGTAAAAGCAATTAAGTTAGCTGAAACTCCAAACCGTTATTTGGCAGGAATGATAGAAGTAAGTTTAAAAGAGCATATGGCTGACAAAACCAACTGGCGACAAATGTTAACCAATGTTTATCCTGATGTGGATTTAATAAGTGAAAAACATAAAGTAATGGAATTATTAGGTGATGAGTATTTACAATATGTTCCTAAAGAAGACCAGCCCATTATTTTAAATTACCCTGTACTAGAATACCCTGTAAAATTAAAAAGTATTGGCTTTGATAAAGTACCAGAATATACAGGAAAACTTACTGGTATTAAAGGACAGTATTTAATGTTTGCTAACGGAATTGTTTTAAATGTTAGAAAACATGAAGGATATGTTGTTAGCTTAGAATTTTGA